The following coding sequences lie in one Candidatus Kinetoplastibacterium sorsogonicusi genomic window:
- the efp gene encoding elongation factor P — protein MKTAQELRIGNVVMILGDPLIVQKTEYNKSGRNSAVVKLKFKNLLTSSISESVYKADEKFEVVQLEKKECVFSYFIDPMYVFLDENYNQHEVEKNNMLEILKYLENNMKVEIIFFNDKIIAVELPNIIVREITYTEPATRGDTSGKVMKPAQISSGHEINVPIFCKIGDKIEIDTRTNEYHGIIN, from the coding sequence ATGAAAACAGCTCAAGAATTAAGAATTGGTAACGTAGTAATGATTTTAGGAGATCCATTAATTGTTCAAAAAACTGAATATAATAAATCTGGTAGAAATTCTGCTGTAGTTAAATTAAAATTCAAAAATTTACTAACATCATCTATTAGTGAATCTGTATATAAAGCTGATGAAAAATTTGAAGTAGTACAGCTAGAAAAAAAAGAATGTGTTTTTTCATATTTTATAGATCCAATGTATGTATTTTTAGATGAAAATTATAATCAACATGAAGTCGAAAAAAATAATATGCTCGAAATATTAAAATATTTAGAAAATAATATGAAGGTAGAAATCATATTTTTTAATGATAAAATCATAGCAGTAGAATTACCTAATATAATTGTACGTGAAATTACATATACTGAACCTGCAACTAGAGGAGATACCTCTGGAAAAGTAATGAAACCTGCTCAAATTTCATCTGGGCATGAAATTAATGTACCTATTTTTTGCAAAATAGGAGATAAAATAGAAATTGATACACGTACAAATGAATATCATGGCATTATAAATTAA
- the holA gene encoding DNA polymerase III subunit delta, translated as MQITFNHLDNNENYYFLIKNKAKIYLVYSDELFLLNETIDNIYTIYVKLDYELIKINISSLEDINYLNEHFNNISLLNNKKIINIKLNNKKYFNIITDIIKNLLNQNNEIFVEIKIIISILDNNFPLLKNNELFQLINNYGIVIKIPKITKNILGMWIQKRLYLQNQILDLNSCNWIASMVEGNLLAAYQEIIKLGLIFYNKKQLFLEDIKRIIVNSSKFNLYDLRKNILLGDTNKSINILKKLQYEGENISLIIWGIVEDMYNIQKIDHNILKRLSIKDSFKILEYLHMLDCMIKGFKTTNINTWDFLEMIVISITNPKFLTLLKHKKALI; from the coding sequence ATGCAAATTACTTTTAATCATCTTGATAATAATGAAAATTATTATTTTCTTATAAAAAATAAAGCAAAAATATATTTGGTATATAGTGACGAATTATTTTTACTAAATGAAACTATAGATAATATATATACTATCTATGTAAAATTAGATTATGAATTAATAAAAATTAATATATCTTCTTTAGAAGACATTAATTACTTAAATGAACATTTCAATAATATTTCATTATTAAATAATAAAAAGATTATTAATATTAAATTAAATAACAAAAAATATTTTAATATTATTACTGATATAATTAAAAATTTATTAAATCAAAATAATGAAATATTTGTTGAAATAAAAATTATTATATCTATATTAGATAACAATTTTCCTTTATTAAAAAATAATGAATTATTTCAATTAATTAATAATTATGGAATTGTAATAAAAATACCAAAAATTACAAAAAATATATTAGGAATGTGGATACAAAAAAGATTGTATTTACAAAATCAAATATTAGATCTTAATTCATGTAATTGGATTGCTAGTATGGTAGAAGGAAATTTATTAGCAGCATATCAAGAAATTATTAAATTAGGTTTAATTTTTTATAATAAAAAACAATTGTTTTTAGAAGATATAAAAAGAATTATAGTAAATTCTTCTAAATTTAATTTATATGATTTACGAAAAAATATATTATTAGGTGATACTAACAAATCTATCAATATATTAAAAAAACTTCAATATGAAGGAGAAAATATATCTTTGATAATATGGGGTATAGTAGAAGATATGTATAATATACAGAAAATTGATCATAATATCTTAAAAAGATTATCAATTAAAGATTCTTTTAAAATTTTAGAATACTTACACATGTTAGATTGTATGATAAAAGGATTTAAAACTACAAATATAAATACATGGGATTTTTTAGAAATGATAGTGATTAGTATCACTAATCCTAAATTTTTAACATTATTAAAGCATAAAAAAGCCCTAATATAA
- the earP gene encoding elongation factor P maturation arginine rhamnosyltransferase EarP, translating to MFYADIFCNVIDNYGDIGFCWRLSKNLENRYKWKISLWINNLNAFANIEKNINTISSKQFVNNISIRYWNDDELFNHNPGNIIINSFSCDLPNFYLKKIKIFNSLLINLEYLTPELWINKYHLLPSYNNLNIKKYFFFPGFRKKTGGIIREPYLSSEREKFQNDIFMKNNFLYKVGFTNELMNFKNDAKLIFIFCYKHSPIRSFIQALKYLNKKFIIILSNDNIIEKDYLKNSDKVKFHKLPLINQDSFDKLLWCSDINFIRGEDSFIRAIWAKRPFIWNIYKQDNNAHIKKLQAWLSLYMPPQYIYDLTMHWNNYQFHSKIFTNSINKALSKKNFLLWEKINNDFYIKQSNKRDLIDNLVKFCIEKIN from the coding sequence ATGTTTTATGCAGATATATTTTGTAATGTAATAGATAATTATGGTGATATAGGTTTTTGTTGGAGATTATCAAAAAATTTAGAAAATCGTTATAAGTGGAAAATTTCTCTTTGGATTAATAACTTAAATGCATTTGCTAATATCGAAAAAAATATAAATACAATATCATCCAAACAATTTGTTAATAACATATCAATTAGATATTGGAATGATGATGAATTATTTAATCATAACCCTGGTAATATAATAATTAATTCTTTTTCTTGTGATTTACCAAATTTTTATTTAAAAAAAATCAAAATATTTAATTCTTTATTAATAAATTTAGAATATTTAACTCCTGAATTATGGATTAATAAATATCATTTATTACCATCTTACAATAATCTAAACATAAAAAAATACTTTTTTTTTCCTGGTTTTAGAAAAAAAACTGGAGGTATCATAAGAGAACCATATCTTTCTTCAGAAAGAGAAAAATTTCAAAATGATATATTTATGAAAAATAATTTTTTATATAAAGTAGGCTTTACAAATGAATTAATGAATTTTAAAAATGATGCTAAATTAATTTTTATATTTTGTTATAAACATTCTCCTATAAGAAGTTTTATACAAGCATTAAAATATCTGAATAAAAAATTTATAATAATATTATCAAATGATAATATTATAGAAAAAGATTATTTAAAAAATTCTGATAAAGTAAAATTTCATAAATTACCTCTTATTAATCAAGATAGTTTTGATAAATTATTATGGTGTTCAGATATAAATTTTATAAGAGGAGAAGATTCTTTTATACGTGCCATTTGGGCTAAAAGACCATTTATATGGAATATTTACAAACAAGATAATAATGCACATATTAAAAAACTTCAAGCATGGTTATCTTTATATATGCCACCTCAATATATTTACGATTTAACTATGCATTGGAATAATTACCAGTTCCATTCAAAAATATTTACAAATAGCATAAATAAAGCTTTATCAAAAAAAAATTTTTTATTGTGGGAAAAAATTAATAACGATTTTTATATTAAACAATCAAATAAAAGAGATTTAATTGATAATCTGGTAAAATTTTGTATAGAGAAAATAAATTAA